Proteins encoded by one window of Mercenaria mercenaria strain notata chromosome 4, MADL_Memer_1, whole genome shotgun sequence:
- the LOC123551188 gene encoding 26S proteasome non-ATPase regulatory subunit 13-like: MPKDVGAYLAEQQKKSSGEIASEWAQLEELYNKKLWHQLTLRLQNFVKNPVFSKGEGLIRMYENFLSDFEHRINHLSLAEIILYVVKQIADPKQAIDFLEKIKEKVKASTEARVLCLTQIATIKLRTKDLDGTKTVVEECQGILDTLDGISSVHSRFYELSSNYHKLMGNHADYYKDALRFLGCTSLDDIPAGEQAERAFNLGLAAILGEGVYNFGELLAHPILDSLKTTDKDWVVSLLYAFNSGNISKFDDLKKSWGAQPDLAAHEILMRQKISLLCLMEMTFKRPATNRQLTFAEIATETRLPEGEVEMLVMKALSLGLVKGSIDEIDHRVHLTWVQPRVLDLEQISNMQCRLQQWCEDVKQMERLVEVKAHDILT, translated from the exons atgccTAAAGACGTTGGTGCCTATCTAGCAGAGCAGCAGAAGAAGTCATCAGGTGAAATTGCATCAGAATGGGCTCAGCTAGAAGAACTTTACAACAAAAA ATTATGGCATCAGCTGACACTAAGACTTCAAAACTTTGTGAAAAATCCTGTGTTCAGCAAAGGGGAAGGCTTAATAAGG atgTATGAAAACTTTTTATCGGATTTTGAACACAG GATAAACCATCTGTCTTTAGCAGAGATTATTCTATATGTAGTGAAACAGATAGCAG ATCCCAAACAAGCAATAGATTTCTTGGAGAAGATTAAAGAAAAG GTGAAAGCTAGCACAGAGGCCCGTGTACTATGTTTAACACAGATAGCCACCATAAAGTTAAGAACTAAAGACCTCGATGGAACAAAG ACAGTGGTTGAAGAATGTCAGGGTATACTAGATACTTTGGATGGAATCTCATCAGTCCATAGCCGGTTCTACGAGTTGTCCAGTAACTACCATAAACTGATGGGAAATCATGCTGACTATTATAAAGATGCTTTGAGATTTCTTGGATGTACATCTTTAGATGATATTCCAG CTGGAGAGCAGGCAGAAAGAGCATTCAACCTCGGACTGGCTGCAATACTTGGGGAAGGAGTATACAACTTTGGGGAACTT CTTGCACATCCAATTCTGGATTCATTAAAGACCACAGACAAGGACTGGGTTGTCTCATTATTGTATGCATTTAACAGtggaaatatttcaaagtttgatGATCTCAAGAAAAGTTGGGGAGCACAG CCTGACCTTGCAGCTCATGAGATTTTGATGAGACAGAAAATATCTCTGCTTTGTCTAATGGAG ATGACATTTAAGAGACCAGCCACAAACCGACAGTTAACATTTGCAGAAATCGCCACAGAAACAAGATTACCAGAAGGGGAG GTAGAGATGTTAGTTATGAAGGCATTGAGTCTTGGCCTTGTTAAGGGTTCAATAGATGAGATAGACCACAGAGTACACTTGACATGGGTACAACCTAGAGTTCTAGATCTTGAACAG